One window of Neochlamydia sp. AcF84 genomic DNA carries:
- a CDS encoding bifunctional nuclease domain-containing protein, giving the protein MLSELIQLSFDKIMQTRSYTVVILKGQGKKFAIYTDPAIGRNLQIFLTGAEKARPLTHDLISYIFRGYEIRIKQVVINDIQDTTYFARLFLEQDAGVRRHIVEIDARPSDCITLALMNNAPVFCTREVLEKTLAIEEE; this is encoded by the coding sequence ATGCTTTCTGAACTTATTCAACTTTCCTTTGATAAAATCATGCAAACTCGCTCTTATACGGTAGTAATCTTGAAAGGGCAGGGAAAAAAATTTGCTATCTATACTGATCCTGCTATTGGCCGTAATCTTCAAATTTTTTTAACAGGCGCGGAGAAAGCTAGACCCCTTACTCATGATCTTATTAGTTATATTTTCCGAGGGTATGAAATTAGAATTAAACAAGTCGTTATCAATGACATCCAGGATACCACATATTTTGCACGCCTATTTTTAGAACAAGATGCAGGGGTAAGACGCCATATTGTAGAAATTGATGCTAGGCCTAGCGATTGCATAACTCTTGCATTAATGAATAATGCTCCTGTTTTTTGCACACGCGAAGTTTTGGAAAAGACCTTGGCAATTGAGGAAGAATGA
- a CDS encoding Nif3-like dinuclear metal center hexameric protein, protein MITLQELCVYLDKLLEPSSIKDYGLNGLQVEGKKEILKLATAVSANLETLQAAVHWKADALLVHHGLFWNQDSYQIRGIKKNKIALLCQHNLSLIAYHLPLDIHCKWGNNWRAATEMGWDNLQPFGLANGLCLGVKGRLKKMSRLDFRKKLEDYYDHVAHLALGGKEEIETVGLIAGGGYKFLSYAADEKLDCFISGNFDEPAWSQAYEEKINFFAMGHSATEKIGPRALATHLHEKFQIDCKFLDIYNPF, encoded by the coding sequence ATGATTACATTACAAGAACTTTGTGTTTACTTAGATAAACTTTTAGAGCCTAGCTCCATCAAGGATTATGGTTTAAATGGCTTACAGGTCGAAGGAAAAAAAGAAATTTTAAAATTAGCTACCGCTGTATCGGCAAATTTGGAAACCCTTCAAGCTGCTGTTCACTGGAAAGCAGATGCTTTATTAGTCCACCATGGCCTATTTTGGAATCAGGATAGCTATCAAATCCGAGGAATAAAAAAAAATAAAATAGCTTTGCTATGCCAGCATAATCTTTCTCTAATCGCCTATCACCTTCCCTTAGACATCCATTGTAAATGGGGCAATAATTGGAGAGCTGCCACAGAAATGGGATGGGATAATCTTCAACCCTTTGGTTTAGCTAACGGTCTATGTTTAGGAGTTAAGGGCCGTTTGAAAAAAATGAGCCGTCTAGATTTTCGAAAAAAGCTAGAAGATTATTATGACCATGTTGCTCATCTAGCTCTAGGAGGGAAAGAAGAAATTGAAACTGTAGGCCTAATAGCAGGAGGCGGTTATAAATTCCTATCCTACGCTGCGGATGAAAAATTAGATTGCTTTATCTCAGGCAATTTTGATGAACCTGCCTGGAGCCAAGCCTATGAGGAAAAGATTAATTTCTTTGCTATGGGACATTCTGCGACTGAAAAAATTGGACCTAGAGCTTTAGCTACCCATTTACACGAAAAGTTTCAGATTGATTGCAAGTTTCTAGACATATATAATCCATTTTAA
- the rpiA gene encoding ribose 5-phosphate isomerase A: MSDNNFIGQQIAKKSAGFAAANLVENGMTVGLGTGSTTAFFIEKLAQRCEEGLKIQAVATSSQSQKLALEKGIPLIDINTLFSIDLTVDGADEIDANKTMIKGGGGALLREKIVASMSKEMVIIVDQAKLVKKLGQVPLPVEIVPFAYPATIYRLEQLGYQGKIRTHDEKKLYCTDNGNYIYDIYFKEKLEKAEQVHQRLSEIVGVVESGLFIGLAGRIIVGYNDGKVKIFTELK; this comes from the coding sequence ATGTCAGATAATAATTTTATCGGCCAGCAAATTGCGAAAAAATCGGCCGGCTTTGCGGCGGCAAATTTGGTAGAAAACGGAATGACAGTAGGATTAGGTACTGGTTCTACCACAGCTTTTTTCATTGAAAAGCTTGCTCAGCGATGTGAGGAGGGCCTTAAAATTCAAGCGGTGGCTACTTCCTCTCAATCTCAAAAGTTAGCATTAGAAAAAGGCATTCCTTTAATTGATATCAATACTCTTTTTTCTATCGATCTAACGGTGGATGGAGCTGATGAAATTGATGCTAACAAAACAATGATTAAAGGTGGGGGTGGCGCGCTACTAAGAGAAAAAATTGTGGCTAGCATGAGTAAGGAAATGGTCATTATTGTGGATCAAGCTAAACTTGTTAAAAAGCTTGGACAAGTTCCTTTGCCCGTTGAAATTGTTCCCTTCGCTTATCCGGCAACTATTTATCGCCTTGAACAGCTAGGTTATCAAGGTAAAATAAGGACGCATGATGAAAAAAAGCTGTATTGCACCGATAATGGAAATTATATTTACGATATTTATTTCAAAGAAAAGTTAGAAAAAGCTGAGCAAGTGCACCAACGACTGAGCGAAATTGTAGGTGTGGTAGAATCTGGCCTTTTCATTGGTCTAGCGGGAAGAATTATTGTGGGCTATAATGATGGAAAAGTGAAAATTTTTACGGAATTAAAATAA